The Verrucomicrobiota bacterium region GCCGCTGATGTATTTGTATCTCCGGTATGTCATGCGACCGGAGTGCGTGGTCATGCCCTAGATTTTACCATGAAAAATGTAGTTTTATTAGGCAGCACGGGTTCCATTGGGACTAGTACTATTAAAGTGGCGGAGGATTTGCCCGACCAGATTCGATTGATCGGACTGGCGGCGGGTGGTAACGCGGATTTATTGCTGCAACAGACGTTGAAGCATAAACCGGCGGCCATCAGCATTAATGATCCGGCCCGGCAGATTGCCATGCAAACCGCGCTGGGCAGCGGAACGGATGTCTATTGCGGCGCGGAAGGGTTGTTGAAGCTGGCAACCATGCCGGCGGCGGATATTGTATTGATTGCGATTGTCGGCACTGCCGGGTTGCAGCCCGCACTGGCGGCCATTCGTGCCGGGAAGGATATTGCGATTGCCTCCAAGGAAATCCTGGTCATGGCGGGGGAAACGGTGATGAGCGAGGCCCGCAAGTACGGGGTGAAGGTATTGGCGGTGGACAGCGAGCATTCGGCCATCTTCCAATGCTTGGACGGCAAGCCGCCCGGGTCGGTGCGCAACTTATGGTTGACCGCCTCGGGCGGGCCGTTCCGCAGCACGCCGAAGGAACAGTTTACCAGCATTACCGTGGAGCAGGCGCTCAAACATCCGTCGTGGGTCATGGGCCGCAAAATCACGATTGATTCCGCAACGCTCTTCAATAAGGGGTTGGAGATGATCGAGGCGCGCTGGCTGTTTGACATTGAGATGGACCGCGTGGGCGTGGTGGTCCACCCGCAGAGCATCGTGCATTCCATGGTGGAGTTTGTGGATGGCTCGATCCTCGCGCAGTTATCCACGCCGGACATGTGTTTGCCTATCCAATACGCGTTAACGTATCCCAACCGGGTTGCCAGCCAGCGGGTGCAAACCAACTTCCCGCAAATTGGCAAGCTGACGTTCGAAGAGCCGGATGCGGATCGTTTCCCGGCGCTCAAGCTGGCACGCGAAGCCGGGAATATCGGCGGGACGTTGCCTGCCGTGCTCAACGCCGCCAACGAAGTCGCGGTGGATGCCTTCTGCAATCGTAAGCTCAGCTTCCTCGGCATCACCGAAACGGTGGCCCGCACGATGGCTGCCCATGCCGTCGTCAACCATCCTGCCATGGAGCAAATCCTGGCTGCCGACGCCTGGGCGCGGCAAACGGCGGTGCGGATGGCGACGGAAGTTGGCGGCGCGTAAATTCATCCGATCCCGCTGCTTTATCCTTGCCCTTGGGCGTGGTGATTTTATCATGCCGCCATGCTTGACATTAAATTGATACGTGAAAAGCCGGAGTATGTACGGGAACGGCTGGCGGCGCGCAACGCCGGCGATGAGGCCAGAGTGACGGAAGTTCTGGCGCTGGATGAGAAACGGCGGAAGGCGTTGAGCGAGGTGGAACTGCTCAAGGCATCGCGTAATCGCGTCTCCAAGGAGATCGGCGTGTTAATGGGGCAGAAGAAGACTGCCGAGGCCGAGGTCAAGAAGTCCGAGACGCGCCAGATCGGGGATACAATCGCGGAACTCGACAAGGTAGTGGCGGAAACGGATGTGGCCCGGGCGGAAATCTTGTTGCGCGTGCCCAATGTGCCGCATCCCAGCGTGCCGACGGGCAAGGTCGCCGAGGATAATCCCAAGGTGCGCGAATGGGGGCAGAAACAGACCTTCGATTTCCAACCCAAGTCCCATATTGATTTGTGCAACAGTCTGCGCCTGGTGGATTTTGCGCGGGGTGCCAAGTTGTCCGGCAGCGGGTTCCTGCTGTACACCGGGTGGGGTGCCCGGTTGGAACGCGCGTTAATCAATTTCCTGCTGGACTTGCACGTGAACCAGCATGGCTTTACGGAAGTCTCGCCGCCGTATGTTATCAGTCGCGATTGCATGACCGGGGTGGGCCAGTTCCCCAAGTTTGAAGATCAGGCGTACGCCGTGCGTGAAGGGAATGACAATTCGACCATGGGCAAGCTCTACCTGTTGCCCACGGCCGAGGCACCGGTGGCCAACATTCACCGCGAGGAAATCCTTCAGGAAAGCCAATTGCCGATTTATTACTGCGCTTATAGCCCATGTTTCCGTGCCGAAGCTGGGGCGGCAGGCGTGGGCACGCGCGGCATGATTCGCGTGCATCAATTTGACAAGGTGGAGCTGATTAAAGTCGTCACGCCGGAGCGCGGTTATGAGGAATTGGAGGCCATGGTCGGCAATGCCGAGAAGGTGCTGCAATTGCTCGGTCTGCATTATCGCG contains the following coding sequences:
- the serS gene encoding serine--tRNA ligase; protein product: MLDIKLIREKPEYVRERLAARNAGDEARVTEVLALDEKRRKALSEVELLKASRNRVSKEIGVLMGQKKTAEAEVKKSETRQIGDTIAELDKVVAETDVARAEILLRVPNVPHPSVPTGKVAEDNPKVREWGQKQTFDFQPKSHIDLCNSLRLVDFARGAKLSGSGFLLYTGWGARLERALINFLLDLHVNQHGFTEVSPPYVISRDCMTGVGQFPKFEDQAYAVREGNDNSTMGKLYLLPTAEAPVANIHREEILQESQLPIYYCAYSPCFRAEAGAAGVGTRGMIRVHQFDKVELIKVVTPERGYEELEAMVGNAEKVLQLLGLHYRVVLLCTGDMGFASAKTYDIEVWAPGQGSYLEVSSCSNCEDYQSRRMGLRYKTATGENRFPHLLNGSGTALARLFVALLETHQQSDGSILIPEVLQPFLKTDRLKP
- a CDS encoding 1-deoxy-D-xylulose-5-phosphate reductoisomerase, coding for MKNVVLLGSTGSIGTSTIKVAEDLPDQIRLIGLAAGGNADLLLQQTLKHKPAAISINDPARQIAMQTALGSGTDVYCGAEGLLKLATMPAADIVLIAIVGTAGLQPALAAIRAGKDIAIASKEILVMAGETVMSEARKYGVKVLAVDSEHSAIFQCLDGKPPGSVRNLWLTASGGPFRSTPKEQFTSITVEQALKHPSWVMGRKITIDSATLFNKGLEMIEARWLFDIEMDRVGVVVHPQSIVHSMVEFVDGSILAQLSTPDMCLPIQYALTYPNRVASQRVQTNFPQIGKLTFEEPDADRFPALKLAREAGNIGGTLPAVLNAANEVAVDAFCNRKLSFLGITETVARTMAAHAVVNHPAMEQILAADAWARQTAVRMATEVGGA